Part of the Maridesulfovibrio sp. genome, TCATGAGCAGGATGGAGCGTTTGCGGCCCAGTTTATCACTCAGGCTACCCCAGATGATGCGTCCCAGTCCGTTTGCGAGGCTGAAGAAGACAGCCATGGCTGTACCGGCAATGGCACTTGCTTCAGCCATGCTGTGTCCGGATGCCTGCAAAGCTTCCATGGGGTAGAGTTTCATAAGTCCGATTGACATGAGACCTGCTGCCGCACTGAAGGTGAAAGTGACGAAAATGAGGTAGAATTGCGGAGTGCGGAGCATTTCAGTGGTGCTGAAATTTTCTTCTTCAGCATCGTTTGCGGCTGCAGCGTTAGTTTCAGGGTGGTAGCCCTCAGGTGCCCAGCCTTCCGGGGGAAAGCGCATAAAGATCCCGCCTGCTGCGATCATCAGGCAAAAGAGAACTCCATATACTGAGAAGGTGGAGGAAAGGCCGATTGAGGCGATCAGGTTGCCCCATGCCCCGGCCAGTTTAACCCATGCCATGGCACCGAAGCCGAATCCGGCTACAGCCAGACCGGTGATAAATCCTTTCTTATCAGGGAACCAGCGCATGCCGACGGCAATGGGAACCACGTAACCAAGGCCGATTCCTGCGCCGCCGATGAGACCGATGAAGAGACAGATAGCGGTAAAGCTTGTGCCGCCGATGAGACCTGCAAGAGCGTAACCAGCTCCCAGTACGAGCGCACTGAGGAAAGAGAGTTTCATGGGCCCCCACTGAGCGAGTTTTTTACCTGCCCATACCATGGAGATGGCAAAACTGACCAGCGCGATGGAAAATACAGCCTGAGTCTGGAATTTGTTCCATCCAGCCGCAACCAGTGATGGGGTGAATACCGACCATGCGTAGATTGCACCGAGTGCCAATTGCATCAGCACTGCACCAACTACGGCAAACCATCTGTTCATCACTTTTGTGTCACTCATTTCGTCCCCCGATATAGTAGTGTTATGTGTTTTTTCCAATCCGGGTATTTCTGCTGTTCTCCTTATCCGTGTAGTCATAAAAGCATGACTGGTTTATTGGTGCATTCTATTTTCGGTGAACGGGAGTTTGAATTGTGTTTTTCTTGTGTTGCTTTGTCTTTTTGCCGTTTGCCCCTTGATTTACTCCGTTTATGGGTGTTTTTCGGGAGTATTATGTTAATCGATAACTATATCCGCAAATGATTGCCGCCAGCCCTTGGGATGAATTTCTGTTCCGGGGTTCAGGTAGCCGATAGCTATAAGCATGGGAATCCAATAATTCTCAGGTATGTTGAACTCCTTGCGCACCCCTTGAAGGTCGAAGCCGTCCATGGGATGGGATTCCAGACCGTTGGCAGTGGCTGCGTACATCAGCGACATTGCAAACAGCCCGGTGTTTTTGTTGGCAAAGGCTTGTGCTGCCATTTCATCACGACCGTATAAGCCTTGAGTTACTCCGGCGAACCATCCTTTTTGTTCTGTCTGCATTTTTCCTGATGCGACGAAATTGTTGAAAACATTTTCAACAGTGGGGTTTTCCAGCTTCCACCCATCGCGGTCAGCAAGTACTATGAGGATTACCGGAGCTTCGGTTACTTTGGGCTGATCAAAGGCTAGTGCACGAAGAGCCTTTTTCCGATCCATGTCACGTATAACTTTCAGTTTCCAAGGCTGCAAATTGTAGCTTGATGGTGCGTTGCCTGCCTGCTCAATGATTTTCTCCAACAGTTTTTGATCAACATCACGTGTCGGGTCGAAGTAGTTTACCGCTCTCCGTTTTTCCAGAATTTGTGGGAATTCCATTTTATAATCCTTGTGGTTTAGGGTGTTTAATAAAAGTTCCGTTCTTATATTCCTGAAAAGCTTTGTCCAACTCTTCCGCAGTATGCATGACAATAGGACCGCGCCAGTAAATCATTTCATTAATCGGTTTTCCGGTCAGCAAGAGGAAACTGATCGTGCTGTTGCCTGCCTTGACTGCCAGTTCGTCGCCTTCATCGAAAAGCACAAGTGACCTGTTTTCAACTTTCTGTCCGTTAACAGTTCCATTGCCTGCGGTGATATAAACAAAGGCGGTGTATTCCCGCTTGGTGGGGTGGATAAATTCAAGTCCTGCGGGAACTGTTACATCCAGATATTCCGGGTCAATGCCGATGCCTTTGGCCGGACCTTTTGCCCCGTCTACCTTTCCGGCAATAATTTTGATGCTTGTGCCGTCTTCACGATTAATGACCGGGATGTCTTGGGATGGGATTTCCCGGTATTCAGGATCGGTCATTTTGTTTTCGGAGCTTAAATTGGCCCAGAGTTGAAATCCGTGCATTGAACCGTTTTTATCGCCCTTGGGCATTTCCTGATGGATGATTCCGCTGCCCGCAGTCATCCACTGAACGCTTCCGGCCCCGGTAACTGCCGTATTGCCGAGACTGTCCCCGTGTTCAACATCCCCTTTCAAGAGGTAGGTGATGGTTTCAATACCCCGGTGCGGATGCCACGGGAAGCCTTTTAAATAATCTCCAGGATTGTCGGACCGAAAGTCATCAAGCATAAGGAAAGGGTCGAAAAGGGAGGCTTCAAAATATCCGAAGGCCCGATGCAGTTTTACTCCGGCACCTTCGTGAACCGGTTCACCATAAAATATCTGTTCGATTTCTCGCCGCATTGCATACTCCTGCACTAAGTGTACTGAGATAATTATTTCTCATGGTAACAGCATGGATTGTATTTGCAAGAGCGGGGGCAAAAAAATAGACCGGAATATGCGATGCTTCCATAGCCACCTTCCACAATAGATAGAAGCATTTTTCGTATATCCCGGTCTCATCCGGTCAGGCTGTTATCGACAGCCTATTTCGTATGGTTAGAGCTGCTGAACTATTGCCCGGTCCTGAATAGAACCGGGCAACTTCCGGGCACCTTTTGCCATACTTATGGATTCATTATTTCTTCATAACCTTCGATGAGATCGGTCACTACTGAAGGATCAGCCAGTGTCGAAGTGTCGCCGAGGTTCGAAGTGTCGCCTTCAACGATCTTGCGCAGGATTCGGCGCATGATCTTACCGCTGCGGGTCTTGGGCAGGGAGGGAGCAAACTGGATTACTTCCGGTGCTGCCAGAGGGCCGATTTCTTTGCGGACGTGCATACGCAGGTCTTTGATCAGATCATCGTCCTCATCGTATTCAGCCTTGAGGGTTACATAGGCGTAGATGGACTGGCCTTTAACCTCATGAGGCATACCTACAACAGCTGCTTCTGAAACTGCCGGGTGGGAAACCAGTGCGGATTCGATTTCTGCAGTACCCAGCCTGTGGCCGGAAACGTTGATAACGTCATCTACACGGCCCATGATCCAGAAGTATCCGTCTTCATCCCTGCGTGCTCCGTCGCCGGATTCGTATACGCCGGGGAAGCCCTGAAAGTATTGCTCTTTGAAGCGTTGTTTGTTGCCCCAGACTCCGCGCAGCATACCGGGCCACGGTTTACGGATAACGAGGAAGCCGCCTTCGTTGGGACCGACTTCTTCGCCGTGGCGGTCCACAATTGCCGCATCAATACCTGGCAGCGGGAGGGTTGCTGAACCTGGTTTAAGCGGGGTGGCATACGGCAGGGGAGAAAGAATATGTCCGCCTGTTTCTGTTTGCCACCAGGTATCAACGATGGGCAGTTTTTCGTCACCGATATTTTCGTGGTACCACATCCATGCTTCGGGGTTGATGGGCTCACCAACCGTGCCGAGAATGCGCAGGCTGGAGAGATCGTATTTCTTGGTCCACTGGTCGCCTTCGCGCATGAGTGCACGGATTGCGGTAGGAGCGGTGTAGAAAATATTTACCCTGAATTTTTCGCAGACCTGCCAGAATCTTGCCGGGTCCGGGTAGGTCGGCACGGATTCAAACATGATGCTGGTAGCACCGAGGGCCAGCGGTCCGTATACAATGTATGAATGTCCGGTTACCCAGCCGATATCGGCGGTGCACCAGTGAACATCATCATCTTTAAGATCAAAGACCCATTGGCAGGTATGGGCTGCGTAAGTCATATAGCCGCCGGTGGTGTGGAAAACTCCCTTGGGTTTACCGGTACTGCCTGAGGTGTAGAGGATGAAGAGCGGATCTTCGGAATCCATCAGTTCGTAGGGGCAGTTGTCGGTGATTTCCGGGTCTTCCATGAGTTCGGCCCAGAGGAGGTCACGGCCTTCAACTATTTCAATTTCATTGTTGGCTCTAGGAACGACAATGCACTGCTCAACAGAGGGGCACTCCTTGAGTGCTTCATCGGAGTTGGGCTTGAGCGGGATTTTTCTACCGCCGCGCAGAACGCCGTCACCGGTGATGTGTACTTTTGCGCCGCAGTCGTTGATGCGGTCACGCAGACTGTTGGAGCTGAAGCCTGCGAAAATGATGGAATGGGGTGCGCCGATTCGGGTACAAGCCAGCATTGCGATAGCCAGTTCCGGGATCATGGGCAGGTAAATGGATACTCGGTCTCCTTTCTGCACGCCCAGTTTTTTGAGCACGTTGGCAAAGCGGCATACTTCGCGGTGGAGCATGTCGTAAGTATAGACTTTTACTTCATGGTCTTCCTCGCCCTGCCAGATGAGTGCGGCCTTGTTGCGACGGCCGTTTTCAATGTGGCGGTCAAGGCAGTTGGCGGACGCATTGAGCTTGCCGCCTTCAAACCATTTGATTTCCGGTTTGTCGAAATCATAATCAAGAACGTTATCCCACTTCTTGTCCCATGTGAGCAGTTCGTCAGCGCGTTCGGCCCAGAATCCTTCCATGTCGTTGATGGAACGGTCATAGATGGCTTTGTATTCTTCAAGGCTTTTCACGCATGCGCCGGGAAAATCGGCAGGAGGATTAAAGAGTCTGTTCTCTTTGGAGAGACTTTCAATTTTGTGTTCTTCAGTCATGAGGTGGCCTCCTGAGGTCTTTTTTAAAGTGCATGTGTCAGCAGAAAATTATTACCGGATGTCTAGAGTTATATACATTTTTCCGTTTGCCTGCACATGCTTTTCGATAAACGGCGGCAGAAAATCACTTAGCGGGAGTAAAAACCGTTTGGCGGAAAGTTTGTGCCGTTTACCCGCAGAAGATACCGTTTGCTGTGAGTAGCGTTGTCTGCGTAGTTAAGGTATACCCTTAAAAAGATAACAAATAAACCTTACGAAGGGCTGCCGGAGGCATCTTTCATGAAAGCGCTAGTCATAAATCTTACCCGATTCGGAGATCTTTTACAGACCCAGCCGGTAATCACTGCCCTTGCTGATCAGGGCTACGAAGTCGGGGTTATGTGTTTGAAAAATTTTGCCGGGGCTACCCAGCTCCTGCGCAATGTGGCTCGGACTTTTTCACTGCCCGGAGCCTCTCTTTTGGCTTCTCTTGACCGGGACTGGCGCGAGGCAATTAATGTATTTGAATCATATTGCACCGAAATTGAAGAATCGTTTGATCCGGCACTGGTAATAAACCTGACCCCATCCGTTTCAGCGCGGTTGATTACCCTCAGGCTGGGTAGGGGGCGTGAAGTTCGCGGTTTTGCCATGGACGATTTCGGATTCAATGCCGACACTTCCAGCTGGGCCGAATTTCTGCAAATGGCGTCCGCCAACCGCGGCTCCAGTCCTTTTAATGTGGTTGATCTCTTCTGCAAAGTCGCCGGAATTAATCGGCCCGCACCTTTTGAACTGGCTGACCCTGCACCGGAAATGAAGGTTGCGGCCCTGAAAATGCTGGAGAATCCTGCTCCCGGAGCAAAGGGTTTTGTTGGCTTTCAACCCGGAGCCAGTGAGGACCGCAGGCGGTGGCCGGTTGAGCATTTCAGGAAGCTTGGCCGCAGGCTGTGGAAGGAAAAGCGATTGGTCCCGGTTCTGCTTGGTACTGAAGGCGAGAAGATGTTGGGTGAGCGTATTCTGCAGGGAGCTGAATTTCCGTCCGTAAATCTTATGGGAGGGACATCCCTGCCGGAGCTTGCGGCAGTCCTGCGCCGATTAGACCTGCTGGTGACCAACGATACCGGAACAATGCACCTCGCTGCCGGGTCCGGTACTCCGCTGGCGGCTATTTTTCTCGCAACTGCACAGCCGTGGGACACTGGTCCTGCTGCTGCAAACCTGTGCTGTTTTGAGCCTGATCTTGATTGCCATCCCTGTCCATTTGGTAAGAAGTGCGCTTATGAAAATATCTGCCGCCGGGAAGTTGAACCTGATGTCGTTTTTGATGCTGTATCTTCTTTTATTGATAGTGGAGAGTGGCCCCGCATTGAAAACAGGGGAGTGCGTGCCTACCTTACCGGGCATGATGAAAGGGGGATGATTTCCCTGACTTCTCTTTCCGGTCATACACAAAGTGATCGGCATAAGTGGATTATTTTGCAGCGTGAACTTTACCGTCGTTTTCTTGACGGTGACGAACTTGTTGCAGCAGAACTTCCCAAAATGGAGTTCTCTCCTGATTTGCGGACCAGACTGCTCAGTGCGCTTAACAGCTGTCGGGATGTTCTCTTTTTACTGAGCAAACAGGTAGTGATCCTTCAGGTCGATCCTATTGAAGCCATGAAAATGAAGTTTTTAGCTAACCTGCAAAAAATACAGGATATATTGTCATCGTGTCCTGAGCTTTCAGTGCTTTCCTCCATGTGGATGATCGAATCCAGAACCCATGAAAGTATGGAAGGGGTTATGGATCAGTTGAATCGGTATATGGCATTGGTAGGAGCTATGTCTGCTTCTATTGAATAATATTGGCATGACTCTTGTATTAAATGGGGTGTACCGGACCAACCGGAAAAAATTACGTACCTAATTTAGGAGGAGAGTCATTATGATCGTTATTGATGGAACCAAAACTGATCTCGATATCAGAAGCTTTGAAAATCTTGAGCAGGTTTTTGACAAGGTGATGGAAGACGGCCACCTTGATGACCGCATTGTAACCGACGTTAAGGTTAACAATGAACCTTTCAGTGAAATTTACCCCAACCAGTCGGAAGATATTGAAACATCCGAAATCGACAGCCTTGAAATCATCAGCGCATCCGCTGTTGAAATGGCTACTGCCATTACTCTTGAACTTTATAAGGTTGTGAACATCATGGCCGGCGGCGGCAAGCAGGTTGCTGAACTTTTCAGACAGGCAGACGATGCTGAAGCCCTTGAACTCTATCAGGATCTTCTTGATGTTGTCAGGGATTTCCTTGGCATGGTCGGTAACCTGCGCGATCATTTTTCTATTAAACAGAGTGATGATTTCGAAAAGGTCGTGGAAGATTTTTCCGGTCTTTTCACTGAAATGACCGAAGTCCTTGAAAACGAGGACTGGATTTTACTGGCTGATTTGCTTGAATATGAATTCCTGCCTTCTGTTGAGAAATGGAAGACTGTTATCTCCATCATTCGTGAGGATCTCCGGGAGGTAGCCAAGAGGTAACTGCTATGGCCCAAACCTTGGAACTTCTGGATCAGGCTCTTGAAATCGGATATGAAGAGTTGAGATTTCTTGTGGCGGGCGAGGTGGACGATGCCTTTGATGCCGCAGAAAGGAGAGGTGTTCTCACCGATAAGGCTCTGGAAACGAAAGAGAGCGTGAGTCTGGATGAAATTCTGGAAAAGCTTAACAAGCTCAAGAACCTGCAGGGGCAGCTTACTGCGGAGGCCAAGAAACTCCATGCATCGTTGCGGCAGGACATAGGGCGGGTTAAGAAGGAAAGTACCCGCTTCAAGGGGTACGGCAGTGTCGCACGCGGCACCCCCTTGATTGCCAATCGCTATATTAACAAGGTTGGATAGATTGCAGGACGATACATAATACTGTCCTTCTGCGTAACCACGGTACAATTATCCCCCGCTGACTGAGTCGGCGGGGGATTTTTGGGTTATTGGGGAGTTGTTTTTATTTTATTTGACTCAGTCAACTAAATTAGTTGACTGAGTCAAATAAAATATGCAGGGTCATAGCTGAATTTACTAAATAAGCAGGTGATCAATATGACAGTCAAGCAGGATTATGTTGAAAGAGTTCGGAGTTTTAATAGATTTTATACTCAGGTTTTAGGTTTGCTGCACAGTAAGTTGCTCAAGTCCGAGTATTCTCTGGCAGAGGGGCGCGTTTTGTTTGAGCTGGGGCAGGTTGAAATGGCTGTAGCAAAGGATTTATCAAATGAGCTTATGCTTGACCCTGCATATCTAAGCAGGCTGCTGAGCAGATTTGAGAAAAAGGGATTGATCGTCAAAAAGAAATCTTCCGATGATTCGCGCAGACAATATGTTTCTCTTACATCTGCTGGAGAGGTTGAGCTTGCAAGATTGCAGGATTTGTCAAATTCTCAGATCAAGGAATCATTGAGCCATGCTGATTCTGAACAGCAGAAACAGCTTGTTGCGGCGATGGGGGATATTGAGAGAATTTTTAATTCCGGTAAGTCTTCACGGGAAACTCTGGTCATTCGCCCTCATAAATCTGGAGATATCGGGATTATCGCATATAAGCATGCCGCATTCTATTCGGAACGATATGGTTTTGATGTGACTTTTGACGCCTATGTCGCTTCTGCCCTGTCTGAATTCGTCCTGAATTATAATTCGGGAAAAGAGTATTTGTGGGTTGTGGAAGAAGGGACAACTCCGGTTGCGTTTATCGCGATTGTTATGGTTGATGATGAGGTTGCCCAATTGCGCTGGTTTTTAGTCGACCCGCACCTCAGGGGGAATGGTATAGGTAAGAAATTGCTTAGTGAGGCTGTGGAGTTTTGCAGGAGCAGGAATTATAAAAAAATAATCTTATGGACTGTCGAAAATCTTCAAGTTGCCCGGAAACTATATGGTCAGTTCGGTTTTGAAGTCAGTAAGACTAAAACTCATGAAATATGGGGACAGCATCTTACTGAGGAATTGTGGGAATTACAGCTGTAAGGCAGCCAAAAAAACAGGAGCTTGGTCTATAAACCAAACTCCTGTTTTTTTGGGCGAGGTTTTATTCTTCATTATTTCAGCGCCATCTTGGCCCAGTCAATATTCTGTTCATTTTCATCGCGCATCTTTCCGGTGCAGGTGAATTCAACACCTACCCGGCAGGTTTGACCGTCCATGTTTTCCATGGATCTAATTTTTCCCGCATACCAGTACGGCTTGAAAACTTTCTGCCGGAAATTGAACATAAAGATACTGATCAGCACGTCATCATCAATGTTGAATTTAGATTCCACAAGACCGGGAGACGCACCGACCCCGATACCTCCATTTGAAATGTTGATTACCTGATTGTCTTCGTGTCCGGTGGAGCGGGGGTCATATGAATTGACTGCTAGGTCCGGAATCCGGTCCGTAAATGTGGTGTCATCATTGTTCGGTTTGCCTAGCCAGAGCTTAACCCTGATGAACTGCTGGTCGATGACGCGTTTGCGTTTGTGGCGGCGTCTTTTGATTAGTGAAAATTTAACTGGAGGGCTCAGGACCATTCTGCCGCAGTTGCCGGTCTCGCATTCAATGGAGTCTATGGTTGACCTGAAGGAGTTTACCTTTCCGGCTGCGCTTTGTTCCGGAGGAAACATAAGTATCAGTTCTGCTGTAGGGCTGAGGCGCGAAATTCCGTTTTCCTCGATAATTTCGACACGCATATGGTCGGGCTTCACCGCAGTAAGAACACCCCGTCCAAGCACATTTTCATGCTCAGCGGCTGCGGCAATATCCATGATCGTTCCACTGTTTTGGAAAAATTGAACAAAATCTCTGGGGCCTTGGGGCTTCTGTTGCCTCTTGGGTTTGGGGCGTAGCAGTAGAAAAGCGAAAATAGCGGCCAGCAGTGCAAGCAGACCAGCTACCGAAAGAATCAGGTAAAGGGACTCCTGTGGCAGAGTGGTGAGAATTTTTTTGGCAGGAGCTATTACTTCTGCCTGAATCATATCGATGATGTATTGAAAATTAATTTTTTCCATTGTCAAATTTTCCATAGCGACTATTATTATGGTGTAAATATTTTTACCATCTATATATGTATGATCAGTGGCAGTTTAATGTCAATGTTACGTAATTGCTGGACTAAGAGGGATATTACGGCTAATCCTCTCCCTGACGTAGGGTTATTATTCCGGTGATTCTATCGGAAACCCATATAAAAGGACACCTTGTCCGCTTAGATTAACTACATTAAAAACAGGGCTGTTTTTAAATGCTCGAAAGAACTTTTTGTCATCTCAAGGGAATTGGAAGCACAACAGAAGCCAAAATCTGGCAGGCTGGAGCGAATAGCTGGAGCGACATTCTTGATGGAGTTGCCGCACCCCTTTCCGATGCAAAAATGGATGAATTGGAAAAAGGCTGCGGTGAATCGAAGCAGAAGCTTGAAGAGTATGATGCTAACTGGTTTGCTGACCGCCTTCCTGCTTCCGACCAGTGGCGGATGTATTCTCATTTCCGAGATAATGTGGCGTATATTGATATCGAAACTACCGGTACTGATGCTCATAGTTGCGATATTACCACCATCGCACTTTGGAACGGTAAAGAGATAAAAACTTATGTTCAGGGCAGGAATCTTTATGATTTCGAAGAAGAAATCGCCCGTTATCCGCTTATAGTCAGCTTTAACGGTAAATGTTTCGATGTGCCGTTCATTGAAAAATATTTCGGTATCAAGATTAAAGCCGCCCATATTGACCTGCGGTTTGTTTTCCGCTCTCTGGGGATTACCGGGGGCCTGAAAGGTATTGAGCGCTATTTTGGTATGGATCGCGGTGATGCTGCAGGGCTGGACGGTTATTTCGCTGTGCTGCTTTGGAATGAGTATGAGATGAACGGCGATGAGCGCGCCCTTGAAACACTTCTGGCCTACAACGTGCTGGATAGTGTGAATCTGGAAAATCTCATGATCAAAGGATATAACCTTCATATTGAGAGATTCTCCCAGCATGATCTTACTGCCATTGCCGAGAAGGCCGAACCATTGAACCCATTTAAAGCCCACCGTGAAGTTGTGGATAGAATCAGGGCTAAATATTCCGGGGAAGGATCGTTTCGCAGATTCTGAGTTATGCAATAGTCAGGTGTCATTTTTTGCCGCCTGAATGGAATGGTATTTTTTGCCTGCAAAGGCCGTTTTCAGCTTTGAAAACGGCCTTTTTTTATGCAGTGTTAAAATTAATTAGTTTAATAAAAAAAGGGTTTTTACATAAGTTTCTAGACTTTTTTTATATAGAGAAATTACCTTTCTTAACAAATGGGAACGGTCTGTGCATTCTTCGGTTGGGTAGGTAAAGCATGCCTCCATGATTCTAATATATGATGTTCGCAAGGAGTGTTGAAATGCAGGAACAAAGCACAGTTGAGATGGGTAATATTCACCATGCGCTAATTGATCCGGAAGAGATGGTTATTGATCCATCGTTATATACTGACAGCCCACTGCTGGATGACGTGGACCGCATGAGTGATCCTTCTGTCCGGATTTCTGATTCCATGATCATGGGAATGGTGCTCAAGTTTTTCTATTGCTATGTGCATAAGGGCGGTTTTGATAAACCTGTTCCCCTTGATGAAGTCAGTAAGCTGTGTGAAATGTTCAGTCGCCACCGCAGTCTCAATGAACCTAATGATGATATTGAGCTTATGAATTACCTGCGCCAGTGGTCTTTTTCCTTACGCATGCTTGCGGATATCACCAAGACCAGTCACATTATTCGTTCTATCGTGACTCAGAAAATATCTCCCAAGCTCTTTGAACAGGATGAGTATGTTGGTTTGGACATCGGAACCGGAACCGGAATTCTGCTCCTTGCCCAGCACATCCATGCCCGCCGCAACGGCTTCAAGAACATCACCCTGTACGGTATTGAGTACGATAAAATGGTGGGTCTGCAGAGCTACAAGATTTTCAAGGAACTCGGCATTGCTGAAATTATCCTCGGCGATGCCCGTGATGCGAAGAATTACGAACCCTTGATCAATAAGGTCGTAACTTTTGTCTCCAACGAGACCGTGGCAGCTATGCATCAGCCTTTGCGACGCGAACATTTTGTCTCGATTTGTAGAACATTGTTTCGCACTCTCGGCAAAAACATCAAGGATGCCGCTTTCTTCCCTGAAGGATTGATTGCTTTCTGTAAGGATATGAATGTATCTGTCCTGCTGGCTAAAAATACAGCCTTTCAGGGTCCCAGAGAATATCACGATATGAACTTGTTTCCGCAAGGCATCATAATCGAAGGAAATATTGTTCCACTCCATCAGCTGGGCGAGGAATTGTTGCCTTATCTTTCAGAATGGGCACAGCGCAGGCTGCCGCGCAGGTGGTAGATTCAGCTCTTTACACGACATCATAAATATATAATGATTCGCGCGCCTCGCAAGGGGCGCGCTTTTTTTTATTTTTAATTTTAATGGAGTCCTGTTTGAGTTTCGACCAGTTTAAATTTGACATGCGCCTTGTTTCGGGCATCCGTAGTGCCGGATACGAGGTTCCGACCCCTGTACAGTTAAAGGCTATTCCTGCCGTGCTTCAGGGGCGCGATGTCATGGGCTTGGCCCAGACCGGAACGGGCAAGACAGCTGCTTTTGCATTGCCAGTGCTGCAACGGTTGCTGGCTGCAGAAGCTGATAAGCGCGGTCCGGTGAGGGTTCTGGTTCTTTCGCCTACCCGAGAACTGGCCATGCAGACTCATGAGACATTCATAGAATTGGGACGGCAGACCGGAATCCGCAGCGCTGCTGTTTGTGGCGGTGCCGGGATCGGCAAGCAGGCCAAGGAAGTAAAGAAAGTCACTGTGGTCAATGCCACTCCCGGAAGGCTGCTCGATCTGTTGGAGCGTGAGGAAATCGACTTTTCCCATGTGGATACCCTGATCCTTGATGAAGCTGACCGTATGCTCGATATGGGGTTCATGGATGAAGTTGAAAAAGTGCTCGCGAAGTTGCCTGACGAGCGGCAGAATCTGATGTTCTCCGCTACCATGCCCGATGAAATCAACGATCTTTCCAAGAATATTTTGCATGATCCTGAAGTTGTACGGGTGGCAGTTACAGTCAGTGCGGACGGGGTCAGCCAATACAGCTGTCCGGTTCCCCTGCATTTGAAGCAGAGCTTTCTCAAAGTCCTGCTCAAGGAAATTGAGTTTAATCGGGTATTGGTCTTTGTCCGTACAAAACGTTGGGCCAGAAGACTTGCCCAGCGTCTGGCCAAGGGCGGTCTGGCTGCTGCGGATCTGCATGGTGATCTTTCCCAGAGCAAGCGTAACCGCACTCTTAATGGTTTCAAATTCGGTGATTTTACTGTGCTTGTCGCAACCGATCTTGCTGCGCGGGGCATTGATTGTTCCAATATTTCCCACGTGATAAATTACGATATGCCGGACAATGTGGAAATTTTTGTCCACCGTACCGGCAGGACCGGACGGGCTGATGCCAAGGGCACAGCTTATACTTTTGTTGCGGATGAAGATAAGGCACGGCTTGCCGAGATTGAAGAATCACTCGGTTACGGACTGGAACTTTTTTATCTGGATACCTTTAATTACAATGCTCCCAAGCCTGATTTCTCCGCGCCAGTTCCAGATAAAGATGTTCGCAAAAAGCGCAGTACCCAACATAAAAAGTAATAGTTTTATATCTTAAGGC contains:
- a CDS encoding pirin family protein; the encoded protein is MRREIEQIFYGEPVHEGAGVKLHRAFGYFEASLFDPFLMLDDFRSDNPGDYLKGFPWHPHRGIETITYLLKGDVEHGDSLGNTAVTGAGSVQWMTAGSGIIHQEMPKGDKNGSMHGFQLWANLSSENKMTDPEYREIPSQDIPVINREDGTSIKIIAGKVDGAKGPAKGIGIDPEYLDVTVPAGLEFIHPTKREYTAFVYITAGNGTVNGQKVENRSLVLFDEGDELAVKAGNSTISFLLLTGKPINEMIYWRGPIVMHTAEELDKAFQEYKNGTFIKHPKPQGL
- the acs gene encoding acetate--CoA ligase, with the protein product MTEEHKIESLSKENRLFNPPADFPGACVKSLEEYKAIYDRSINDMEGFWAERADELLTWDKKWDNVLDYDFDKPEIKWFEGGKLNASANCLDRHIENGRRNKAALIWQGEEDHEVKVYTYDMLHREVCRFANVLKKLGVQKGDRVSIYLPMIPELAIAMLACTRIGAPHSIIFAGFSSNSLRDRINDCGAKVHITGDGVLRGGRKIPLKPNSDEALKECPSVEQCIVVPRANNEIEIVEGRDLLWAELMEDPEITDNCPYELMDSEDPLFILYTSGSTGKPKGVFHTTGGYMTYAAHTCQWVFDLKDDDVHWCTADIGWVTGHSYIVYGPLALGATSIMFESVPTYPDPARFWQVCEKFRVNIFYTAPTAIRALMREGDQWTKKYDLSSLRILGTVGEPINPEAWMWYHENIGDEKLPIVDTWWQTETGGHILSPLPYATPLKPGSATLPLPGIDAAIVDRHGEEVGPNEGGFLVIRKPWPGMLRGVWGNKQRFKEQYFQGFPGVYESGDGARRDEDGYFWIMGRVDDVINVSGHRLGTAEIESALVSHPAVSEAAVVGMPHEVKGQSIYAYVTLKAEYDEDDDLIKDLRMHVRKEIGPLAAPEVIQFAPSLPKTRSGKIMRRILRKIVEGDTSNLGDTSTLADPSVVTDLIEGYEEIMNP
- a CDS encoding glycosyltransferase family 9 protein, whose protein sequence is MKALVINLTRFGDLLQTQPVITALADQGYEVGVMCLKNFAGATQLLRNVARTFSLPGASLLASLDRDWREAINVFESYCTEIEESFDPALVINLTPSVSARLITLRLGRGREVRGFAMDDFGFNADTSSWAEFLQMASANRGSSPFNVVDLFCKVAGINRPAPFELADPAPEMKVAALKMLENPAPGAKGFVGFQPGASEDRRRWPVEHFRKLGRRLWKEKRLVPVLLGTEGEKMLGERILQGAEFPSVNLMGGTSLPELAAVLRRLDLLVTNDTGTMHLAAGSGTPLAAIFLATAQPWDTGPAAANLCCFEPDLDCHPCPFGKKCAYENICRREVEPDVVFDAVSSFIDSGEWPRIENRGVRAYLTGHDERGMISLTSLSGHTQSDRHKWIILQRELYRRFLDGDELVAAELPKMEFSPDLRTRLLSALNSCRDVLFLLSKQVVILQVDPIEAMKMKFLANLQKIQDILSSCPELSVLSSMWMIESRTHESMEGVMDQLNRYMALVGAMSASIE
- a CDS encoding nitroreductase family protein, which translates into the protein MEFPQILEKRRAVNYFDPTRDVDQKLLEKIIEQAGNAPSSYNLQPWKLKVIRDMDRKKALRALAFDQPKVTEAPVILIVLADRDGWKLENPTVENVFNNFVASGKMQTEQKGWFAGVTQGLYGRDEMAAQAFANKNTGLFAMSLMYAATANGLESHPMDGFDLQGVRKEFNIPENYWIPMLIAIGYLNPGTEIHPKGWRQSFADIVID
- a CDS encoding OFA family MFS transporter, coding for MSDTKVMNRWFAVVGAVLMQLALGAIYAWSVFTPSLVAAGWNKFQTQAVFSIALVSFAISMVWAGKKLAQWGPMKLSFLSALVLGAGYALAGLIGGTSFTAICLFIGLIGGAGIGLGYVVPIAVGMRWFPDKKGFITGLAVAGFGFGAMAWVKLAGAWGNLIASIGLSSTFSVYGVLFCLMIAAGGIFMRFPPEGWAPEGYHPETNAAAANDAEEENFSTTEMLRTPQFYLIFVTFTFSAAAGLMSIGLMKLYPMEALQASGHSMAEASAIAGTAMAVFFSLANGLGRIIWGSLSDKLGRKRSILLMTAIQGATLLTFTTMAGNAFLLYVGATIIGFNFGGNFALFPTITADTFGTKSVGQNYPYIFLAYGAGGIGGPLLGGVLGDMGNFPMAFTICGVCCFIGAAAIAMIKKPNRSFDANPETT